A region from the Branchiostoma floridae strain S238N-H82 chromosome 9, Bfl_VNyyK, whole genome shotgun sequence genome encodes:
- the LOC118422672 gene encoding glycoprotein endo-alpha-1,2-mannosidase-like, with translation MRLTRFPEAAGPVDPSVRYIFISKTTMTFRALWRSEKLLVGIILVCFLGSCLFSVYSLSQSDNSLDQVIGPFALPKVDLKKRLAQHRLHRTALPKVLLEDNKTVKSPGISEEKHPVFLPHVGLVADSQQQKQYEDVQEIVEADSNSKQDFVPRVGINPGQSNNDKVDIPAAFGEKDFAPPNYNLHVFYYPWYGNPEHNGKYLHWNHNLIPHWSKQEAKKWPTGRHEPPNDVGANFYPSLGAYSSSDPAVIEHHMQQMRYAGIGVFAVSWYPPEQADNEGQPSDSLIPALLDAAQKYSLKVAFHIEPYEGRTDWSLQHSVRYIVDTYGAHPAFYRHTRNGKNLPLFYIYDSYNLPAKDWKNLLSPSGSHTIRNTAYDAIFLGLLVEMKHKNEIVQGGFDGFYTYFATNGFTYGSSFTNWKTLKQFANQNKIMFIPSIGPGYVDTRVRPWNERNTRKRLNGKYYNDAFQAAFDVNPEIISVTSFNEWHEGTQVEMAMPKKVGEYTYNDYTPNSPEFYLKLTRNWSEKFRNLH, from the exons TCTGTTCGGTACATATTTATTTCTAAGACTACCATGACATTCCGTGCGTTGTGGAGATCGGAGAAGCTTCTTGTGGGAATCATCCTGGTATGTTTCCTGGGCAGCTGCTTGTTTTCGGTGTACAGCCTGTCCCAGTCTGACAACTCCCTCGACCAGGTAATCGGTCCATTCGCACTGCCAAAAGTGGACTTGAAGAAGAGATTGGCACAACACAGACTACACAGAACTGCTCTGCCTAAAGTATTACTCGAAGACAACAAAACTGTCAAGAGCCCGGGGATAAGTGAAGAAAAGCATCCAGTCTTTCTCCCGCATGTTGGTCTTGTAGCAGACAGCCAACAGCAGAAACAATACGAGGATGTCCAAGAGATTGTTGAAGCTGACTCCAATTCCAAACAGGATTTTGTGCCTCGTGTTGGAATCAATCCTGGTCAAAGTAACAATGACAAAGTAGATATTCCTGCAGCATTTGGAGAGAAGGATTTTGCTCCACCAAATTACAACCTGCATGTTTTCTACTACCCATGGTATGGCAACCCTGAACATAACGGGAAATACCTGCACTGGAACCACAACCTTATTCCACATTGGAGCAAACAGGAGGCAAAGAAATGGCCGACAGGAAGACACGAACCCCCAAATGATGTAGGAGCAAACTTCTACCCCAGCCTGGGAGCGTACAGCTCCTCAGATCCTGCTGTTATTGAACATCATATGCAGCAGATGAGATATGCAGGAATAG GAGTCTTTGCAGTATCATGGTACCCTCCAGAGCAGGCAGATAATGAGGGCCAGCCCAGTGACTCTCTCATCCCAGCCCTACTGGATGCTGCACAGAAATACAGCCTAAAG GTTGCCTTTCACATTGAACCTTATGAGGGCAGGACAGACTGGAGCCTACAGCATTCCGTGAGGTACATTGTTGATACATACGGAGCTCACCCTGCCTTCTACCGCCATACCAGAAATGGCAAGAACCTCCCACTGTTCTACATATATGACTCTTATAATCTCCCTGCCAAGGACTGGAAAAATCTTCTCTCGCCTTCTGGCTCACACACTATCAGGAACACAGCCTATGATGCCATTTTCCTGGGCCTCCTGGTCGAAATGAAACACAAGAATGAGATTGTCCAGGGTGGGTTCGATGGATTTTACACATACTTTGCCACAAACGGATTCACATATGGCTCTTCCTTCACGAACTGGAAAACACTCAAGCAGTTTGCGAaccaaaataaaatcatgttcATACCCAGCATCGGACCTGGCTATGTTGATACCAGGGTGCGCCCATGGAATGAAAGGAACACTAGAAAGCGGCTCAATGGGAAATACTACAATGATGCATTCCAGGCAGCTTTTGATGTTAATCCGGAGATCATTTCGGTGACTTCTTTTAATGAGTGGCATGAAGGGACCCAGGTTGAGATGGCTATGCCCAAGAAGGTAGGGGAATACACCTACAATGACTACACACCAAACTCTCCTGAGTTCTACCTCAAGCTGACTAGGAACTGGAGTGAGAAATTTAGAAATCTCCACTAA